GGTGGGGGCGATTCTGGCGGCGTCGGCGGTCGTGGCGTTGCAGGCCTCCATGTCGCCGCAATTCGGTATGTTCGGGATCGCCGCCGGGATTGGCTTTGGCCTGTTGCTGGGCTTGGTCAACGGCGGGTTGATCGCCTTTATGCGGCTGCCGCCGTTTATCGTCACCCTCGGCGCCCTTACCGCCATGCGTGGCTTGGCGCGCCTGTTGGCCGACGACAAGACCGTGTTCAACCCCGACTTGCCGTTTGCCTTTATCGGCAATGACTCGATCTTAGGCGTGCCGTGGCTGGTGGTGATCGCCGTGGCGGTGGTGGCGCTGTCGTGGTTCATCCTGCGGCGCACGGTGATGGGCGTGCAGATCTATTCGGTGGGCGGCAACCCGGAAGCGGCGCGGCTGTCGGGCATCAAGGTGTGGAAGGTGCTGTTGTTCGTCTACGCCATGTCCGGTGCATTGGCCGGGCTCGGCGCGGTGATGAGCGCCTCGCGCCTGTTCGCCGCCAATGGCCTGCAATTGGGACAATCCTATGAGCTGGATGCGATTGCCGCGGTGATCCTCGGCGGCACCAGCTTTACCGGCGGCGTCGGCACCATCGGCGGCACGCTGATCGGCGCGCTGATTATCGCGGTGCTCACCAATGGCCTGGTGCTGCTGGGGGTGTCGGATATCTGGCAATACATCATCAAGGGCATCGTGATCATTGGCGCGGTGGCGCTGGATCGTTATCGCCAGTCTGGTGCGCGTACCTGATTTCACTCATACAACAATCACAAGAGAGACCCGCATGAACTTCAAACGCATATTTCCCGTTGTTGCTTTGGCTGCCCTGATGTCCCAAGCCGTCGAAGCGCGTGAACTCAAGGCCCTTGGCATCAGCATGGGCTCGCTCGGCAACCCGTATTTCGTGACGCTGGCCGACGGTGCAACCGCTCGCGCCAAAGAGCTGAATCCCAACGTCAAGGTCACTTCAGTGTCCGCCGACTATGACTTGAGCAAGCAGTTCTCACAGATCGATAACTTCATCTCGTCCAAGGTCGACTTGATTCTGATCAACGCCGTCGACCCGTCCGCGATGGCCTCGGCGATCAAGAAAGCGCGGGACGCCGGTATCGTGGTGGTGGCCGTGGATGTGGACGCCAAGGGGGTGAACGCCACGGTGCAGACCGACAACGTGGAAGCCGGCAAGCTGGCCTGCCAGTTTCTGGTGGACAAACTCTCGGGCAAGGGCAATGTGATTATCCAGAACGGCCCGCAGGTGACCGCCGTGACCGACCGTGTCAAAGGCTGTAAAGCCGCGCTGGCCGGGGCGCCGGAGATCAAGGTGCTGTCCGACGACCAGGACGGCAAGGGTTCGCGTGAAGGCGGCTTGAATGTGATGCAGGGTTACCTCACGCGCTTCCCGAAAATCGACGGCCTGTTCGCGATCAACGACCCGCAGGCCATCGGCAGCGACCTGGCGGCCAAGCAGCTCAAGCGCAGCGGTATCATCATTACCTCGGTAGACGGTGCGCCGGATATCGAGAACGCCCTGAAGACCGATACGCAGATCCAGGCCTCCGCCAGCCAGGACCCGTGGGCCATGGCCCAGACCGCAGTGAGCGTGGGCAACGACCTGCTCAACGACAAAGCCCCAGCCGAAGCGGTGACCCTGCTGACGCCAAAACTGATCACCCGCGACAACGTCGGCACGTACAGCGGCTGGTCGAGCAAGCATTGATCCAGCGGCATTGATGGAGGAACAGCGCCATGGTCACCATGGACGACGTGGCAAGCCGGGCAGGGGTGTCGACGTCGACCGTGTCCCATGTGCTGAACGGCACCCGCAAAGTCAGCCCGGCTACGGTGCTGGCGGTGCAGCAGGCGATCCAGGCGTTGGGGTACATTCCCAATACCCTGGCGCGCTCGCTGGCCCGTTCCAGCACCAACACCATCGGCGTGGCGATCTCGGCGCTGTCCAACCACTACTTCAGCGAAACCGTGCACGCGATTGAAACCGAGTGCGCCAAACACGGTTACATGATGCTGTTTGTCGACACCCATGACGACCCGGAGCAAGAGCTGAGGGTGGTCACGGCGCTGCATCATCGGCGGGTCGACGGCATTGTGCTGGCGCCGTCGAACGGCTCATTGGCCTTGGAATATCTGCGGGCCAACGAGATTCCGGCGGTGTTGGTGGATCGGATGATGAGCGAGCAGTTCGATCAGGTCGGGGTGGAGAATATCCAGCCCACCCAGGCCCTGATTGAGCACCTGATTGCTCACGGGCATCGACGTATCGGGTTTATCGCCGGGCGCAGCGGGTTCAGCACCACCGATGAGCGGGTGGCCGGTTATCGCGCGGCGTTGCAGGCGCAGGGGCTGGCGTTCGACGCGCAGTTGCTGGTCAACGGCGGCTCCAATACCGAGCCGGCACGCCAGGCCACGGTGCAACTGTTGGGGCTGGCATCGCCACCCACCGCGATCATGGCCGGTAATAACCTGATGACACTCGGCGCGATGCATGCCCTGCGAGACGCGCACATTGAGGTGCCGGGGCAGATGGCCCTGGTGGGGTTTGATGATTTTGAATGGGCCGATTTCTTCGTGCCGCGCCTCAGCCTGATCGCACAGCCGGTCAAGGCGCTGGGGGCGCGCGCCGTCGACCTGTTGCTGCACCGCATGGCATCGCCCGACGCCCCGCCGCAAAGCGTGCGCCTGGCACCGACCCTGCAATTACGTAACTCCTGTGGCTGTTCGAAATTGGAATAACACGTCTATGAACTGTCCTGTTTCCCTTGGCATTGACCTGGGTACCTCCGAACTCAAAGCCATCCTCATGGGCCTGGATGGAACCGTGCTGGCGCACACCGGCGTGCGCTTGAGCGTGTCGCGGCGCCATAGCGGCTGGTCCGAGCAGGCACCGGAGGACTGGTGGCAGGCCTGTCTGCAGGCGCTGGAGCAATTGCGCGGCCATGAAGCGTTTGCCCGCGTGGCGTGTATCGGCCTGTCCGGGCAAATGCACGGTGCGGTGTTATTGGGCGCTGACGACCGCGTGCTGTACCCGGCGATTCTGTGGGACGACTCGCGCGCCGTCGCCGAGGCCGAACAGTTGGGGCCTGAATTGGCCGAAGTGACCGGCAGCCTGCCCATGGCCGGGCTCACCGCGCCCAAGCTGCTGTGGCTGCAACGCCATGAGCCGGAGGTGTTCAACGCCCTCGACTGCGTGCTCTCGCCCAAGGATTACCTGCGCTTGCGGCTGTGTGGCGAACGCATCAGCGAGATGTCGGACGCCGCCGGCACGCTGTGGCTGGATGTGGCGCGGCGCGACTGGTTCACGCCCATGGTGCGCGCTACCGGCCTTGAACCCGCGCAGTTGCCCAGGTTGGTGGAGGGCGGTGCGGCGAGTGCCGAGGTTACCCTGAACGGGTTGGGTTTACCCGCCAAAGTGGTGATTGCCGGCGGTGGCGGTGACAACCCGGTGGCCGCCGTGGGCATCGGTGCAATCAATGCCGGTGATGGTTTCATTACCCTGGGCACCAGCGCGGCGATTGTGGCGATTACCGACCACGCCGCCGGCAACCCGGCGAGTGCGGTGCACAGCTTCTGCCATGCGTTGCCCGACCGCTGGTACACCATGGGGGCCATGCTCGCCGGTGCCAGTTGCCTGCGTTGGGTCACACGGCTCACGGGCACGGCCGATGAACAGGCGCTGCTGGAGCAGGTGCAGGCGCAGTTGCCGATCGGCCAACCCGTGCCGCTGGGCACACCGCTGTTCTTGCCCTACCTGGCCGGGGAGCGCACGCCGCATAACGATCCCCTGTTGCGGGGCGGCTTTATGAACCTGGGGCATGACTGCACCCCGGCGATGCTCGGGTATGCGGTGATGGAAGGCGTGGGTTTCGGCCTGCTGGATGCACTGCGCGCGGTGCAATCGGCCGGTGCCGACGTGACAGCCTGCGCCCTGGTAGGCGGCGGTGCCCGCAGCGGGTACTGGGCGCAGTTGTTGGCCAATATCCTCCAGCGAGACATTTTTACCTTGCACGGCAGCGAATTGAGCGCGTGCATCGGCGCGGCGAAGCTGGGGTTTATGGCGATTGGGCAAGGCGCGGAGTTGCTGGCGGCGGGCATGCCGGTCAAGGCGCGGTATAAGCCAGACCTGAGGCAGCAGCCGGTGTTGGCGGCGCGCTATCGCAAGTTCCAGGGGTTGCTGAGCGCCGCAAAGAGCCTTCACGACTAACCACCGGTGGTAGCCTCAATGCCGCTCAGCTAAACGCAAGCCCCCTCCCACAGAAGCCGGTTTGTTCCCGTTCAGTCGCTGGCCAGCGGCGGCAATCGCCGTTTTACCGGGGTTTTCTTGACGATGGCGGTGTTGGTTTCGGCGTAGGCATTGAGCCGGTCGAGCAGGCTGTCGAGGTGGTCCATGGCGCGCACATGCAAACGCGCGATGAAGCAGTCGTCGCCCGTCACCTTGTCGCATTCAGTGAACTCGGGAATCGCCTGGATCTGGCGTTCCACTTCCTGCAATTTTCCCGGCAGGGGGCGGATGCGCACGATGGCTTGCAGCAGGTAGCCGAAGTGACTGGGGTCGATATCGACGGTGTAGTGGGTCAACACGCCGCGTTCTTCCAGGCGGCGCAGGCGCTCGCCCACGCTGGGCGAAGACAGCCCGGTGATCCCCGCAAGCGCCTTGAGGGACAAACGTGAGTCGTCCATCAAGGCGGCGATCAGTTGTTGGTCGATGGTGTCGATCATGGGATTGGCCTAATAAGAAAAGGTGATTTAAACGTTTTGCCTTTTTTAGTCGCTGGAGCCGCTGCCGAACAGATTGCCATAATTGAGCCTCACTTGAGGAGCATCAATCATGGATTCATCCATCCGTCGCGGTTCGTGGGAAATGGTCGCCGCCATGCTGATTTCCGGCACCATTGGCTGGTGTGTGCTGGTGTCGGGCGTGTCGGTGATCGAGGTGGTTTTCTGGCGCTGCGTGATCGGTGGGCTGACGCTGCTGATCGTGTGCGCGTTGCTGGGCTACCTGCGCCTGGATTTGCTCAGTTGGGCCAAGCTTGGGTTGGCGATGCTCAGTGGCGTGGCCATTGTCGGCAACTGGTTGCTGTTGTTTGAATCGTACTCGCGCGCGTCCATCGCCATCAGCACGGCGGTGTATAACGTGCAGCCGTTCATATTGGTGATGCTGGCGGCGCTGTTGCTGGGTGAAAAAATCACCGTGCAGAAGCTGGCGTGGCTGAGTGTGGCGTTTCTCGGGATGCTGGCGATTGTCACCGCCCATGGCGAGCAGCAGAGCGGGGGCGGGGATTACCTGACGGGGATTGCGCTGGCCTTGGGGGCGGCGTTTCTGTATGCGCTGGCGGCGCTGATCATCAAGCGCTTGAAGGAAGTACCGCCGCACTTGATGGCGCTGATCCAGGTGGTCACCGGCGCGTTGCTGCTGGCGCCGCTGGTGCCGTGGAACAGCCTGCCGGCGGCGGGCAATGCCTGGGCGGCATTGGTCACGCTGGGGGTGGTGCATACCGGTTTGATGTATGTGTTGCTGTACGGCGCGATCCAGAAACTGCCGACGGCCATCACCGGCGCGCTGTCGTTCATCTACCCGATTGCCGCGATCCTGGTGGACTGGGTTGCCTTCGGCCATCGCCTGGGCTGGCTGCAATGGCTGGGGGTGGCGGCGATTCTGCTGGCGGCGGCGGGGTTGCAGCGGGGCTGGTGGTGGCCCCGCTCGAACGTCAGTGCGTACCCTGGAAGATGATGTTTTGCGGGTTGAAGTGCTCCACGGCGCTGCCCGGCTGCGGCAACCCAAGGATATGCCCCTTGATCTTGCCCACCACGTGCATCTCGCACGGTTTGCAATCGAACTTCAGCGTCAGTACCTCGTCGCCGTGGATCAACTGCATCGGTGCCACCTTGGTCTTCACCCCGGTCACACCCTTGGCCTGTTTAGGGCACAGGTTGAACGAGAAACGCAGGCAGTGCTTGGTGATCATCACCGGCACTTCGCCGGTTTCTTCATGGGCTTCGAACGCCGCGTCGATCAGCTTGACGCCGTGACGATAGTAGAAGTCGCGGGCCTTCTGGTTGTAGACGTTGGCCAGGAACGACAGATGCGCTTCCGGGTACACCGGCGGCGGCGTGGTCTCGGCCTTGCGCCCGCCACGCGGATGCGCTTTGACGCGGGCGGCGGTCAACGCTTCGATCACTTCGCGACGCAGCGCCTTGAGCTGCGAGTTGGGAATGAAGAACGCCTGTGGCGCATCCAGCTCGGTGCGGGTGGCGTGGTACTCGGTGGTGCCGAGCTGGCCAAGCAGATCACGCAGGGTATCCAGCGCCTGTTCAGGCTTGTTGGCCACGCCGAACGGGCCGGGCAGGGCGACGCTGGCACTGATGCCTTCTTCGCTGGTCGCCGTGATTTCCAGCTGGTCTTCACGCAGGCGCGCTACCCACGCCAGGCCGATGCGGCGCTCGGCGGAGGTCTTGAGCAGCGCCTGTTGCCAGTTGTGATCCAGGTTGCGGTTGAGCGGGTGATGCGGGCGCAGTTGGTGCAGGCCTGCGGGCATTTCGTTCGGCTCGACGCGGTAGCGGTAGCGCTTCTGGCCGTCTTCTTCGAATTCACCTTTGGCTTGTGCAATGTTGGCGCGAAAACCCACGACTTCACGCTTGACCAGCACGTTCAAGCCATCGCCGTTGGACAGCGGCTCATGGGTGACCACTTGCAGGTCGCGCTTGCCGGCTTTTTCCACGGTACCCACCGGCAGGCCGGTAAAGGTCGGGGTGTCGAACGCGCCGATGTCGATCTTGCGGTCGGTGACGAAGTAGTCGGTGCTGCCCCGGTGGAAGGTTTTTTCCGGATCGGGCAGGAAGAAATGCGCGGTACGGCCGCTGGACGCACGGGCCAGGTCCGGGCGGTCTTCGAGGACGTCGTCGAGGCGCTGGCGGTAATAGGCGGTGATGTTTTTCACATAGCCCATGTCCTTGTAGCGGCCTTCGATCTTGAACGAACGCACGCCGGCTTCGACCAAGGCGCGGATGTTGGCGCTCTGGTTGTTGTCCTTCATCGACAGCAAGTGTTTTTCAAAGGCCACGACGCGGCCCTGGTCGTCTTTCAAGGTGTATGGCAGGCGGCAGGCCTGGGAGCAGTCGCCACGGTTGGCGCTGCGGCCGTTTTGCGCGTGGGAGATGTTGCACTGCCCGGAGAACGCCACGCACAGGGCGCCGTGGATAAAGAATTCGATGGCGGCATCGGTCTCGTCGGCGATGGCGCGGATCTCTTGCAGGTTCAGCTCACGGGCCAACACCAGCTGGGAGAAGCCGGCCTGATCGAGGAACTTGGCCCGGCCCAGGGTACGAATGTCGGTCTGGGTGCTGGCGTGTAGCTCGATGGGCGGAATATCCAACTCCATGACACCGAGGTCTTGCACGATCAACGCGTCGACACCGGCGTCGTAGAGCTGATGGATCAGCTTGCGCGCGGCTTCCAGTTCGTTGTCATGCAGGATGGTGTTGATGGTGGTGAATACGCGCGCATGGTAACGACGCGCGAATTCGACCAGTTGGGCGATGTCGCTCACCTCGTTACAGGCGTTATGGCGCGCGCCGAAGCTCGGGCCGCCAATGTAGATGGCATCGGCGCCATGCAGGATGGCCTCGCGGGCGATGGCGACATCGCGGGCAGGGCTGAGCAGTTCCAGGTGATGCTTGGGCAAGGACATAGTTTTTAGTCAGGCTTGTCACGGTTGAGGCGCGCATTGTAGCTGTGAAATGCCTGACCGGCATCCACTCAGGCCTTGGCCGCCATCGCGGTGACTTCCACCCGCATGCCTTCCACCGCCAGCGCCGCCACGCCAACCGCCGCACGCACGGGCCAGGGCTTGGCGAAGAAGCGTTTGTAGACTTCATTGAAGGCGGCGCGATCAGCCATGTCGGTCAGATAAATGGTCAGGTGCATGACCCGGTCCATGGTGCTGCCGGCCTTTTCCAAGGCAACTTTGAGCGCTTGCAGGGTGCATTCGCTTTGCAGGGTGATATCGCCCAGCTCCAGGCTGCCGTCGGCGCGGGTCGGGATCTGGGTGGAGACCAGGATGCCGTTGAAGCCGATCACGTCGCTGGAAATGGAGTCGGCATCAGGATCGGGGGTGTAGGACAGGTCGTGGTTGGCCATGGGCGCCTCTCATTGGCAGGAACGGAAAGGCGCCATGGTCCCCGAAAATAACCGCAGGGGCAAACCGCGGCTTATGCCCAGCAGCGGCTGGCGTCGCTTGCGCAGCCGCAGAAATCGCCTTGAACACCCACTTCAATCACGGTTATTTGACGCCAGAAAATAAACCGTAAAATCCCGTAAAGTCCCGTATTCCGACGCCGATAGCCCTATAAGAAATAGGTTCTTTGCGCGGCTGAGGGTACGTCATGTTCAACACAACACTCAAAACAGAACTGGCGGCCAGGACGGCCGAAGTCACCGAATACAAAGGACTGATATCGGCACTCGGACGCTCCATGGCCGTGGTCGAATTTGACCTCAATGGCAAGGTGCTGAGCGCCAACGACAACTTCCTGAAAACACTGGGCTACAGCCGCGACCAGTTGGCCGGCAAGTCCCACCGTGACTTCTGTTTGCCGGCGCTGACCAGCAGCCCGGCCTACGGTCAGTTCTGGAGTGAGCTGAAGGCCGGCAAGTTTGTGTCGGGTACGTTCAAGCGCGTCGATTCCCATGGCCGCACGGTGTGGCTGGAAGCCAGCTACAACCCGGTGCTGGATGAACGAGGCCAGGTGTTGAAGGTGGTCAAGTACGCCCTCGACGTCACCGCCAAAGTCGAGCAGGAAGCCGCAACCCGCAGCAAGTTGACCGCGCTTGACCGCGCCATGGCGGTAATTGAATTCGACTTGAACGGCCAAGTGTTGGATGCCAATGACAACTTCCTGAACGTGATGGGCTATTCGCTGGCCGAGCTCAAAGGCAAACATCACCGCATGTTTTGCGAGCCGGCGCTGATCAACAGCAGTGAGTATTCGGACTTCTGGCGCCGCTTGAACAACGGCGAATTTTTCACCGGGCAATTCAAGCGCATCGGTAAACATGCGCGCGTGGTGTGGCTGGAAGCCAGTTACAACCCGGTCTATGACGGCGACGGCAAGCTGCTCAAAGTGGTCAAGTTCGCCAGCGACATCACCGAACGCGTGGAAAAATTCGAGGAAGACTCACGCGGCGCCTCGCGGGCCTACCATATTTCATCCGAAACCGAGCGTTTCGCCGAGCACGGTACCCAGGTGATCCATGAAACCGCCACGGAAATGCGCCGCATTGCCGAGAATATCGGCGCCTCGGCGCGTCTGGTTGGCCAGTTGGGTGATCGCTCCGAACAGATCACGGCCATCGTCAACACCATTCGTGGCATCGCCGACCAGACCAACCTGTTGGCGCTCAACGCGGCCATCGAGGCGGCGCGGGCGGGTGACCAGGGGCGTGGTTTTGCGGTGGTCGCCGATGAAGTGCGGCAACTGGCCGGGCGCACCAGCCGTTCTACCGCGGAAATTGCCGAGATGATCGGCATGATCCTCTCGGAAACCCGCGACGCGGTCGCCAGCATGAGCGCCACCCAGGAGGGCGCGCAGCGCGGTGTCAACCTTGCGGATCAGGCGGGATCGGTGATCCTGCAGATCCGCACCAGCACCAGCGACGCGGTGCAGGCGGTGAGCATGTTCGCGTCGAAGCTCGATGAGTCCGAGGTTATTCCCAAGACGGCGGTCGGTTGGGTTGGCTAAGCCGGCAAGCCAAGCGGCTTGAGGAAGAGGGGCAGAGTGATTCTGCCCTCGCTTCACGCAGGGTTTACTCTTTTACATCCATGAACTCTTCGGCCCAGGCCACATAGCTTTCCGGCAAGGTGTAGGTGTGGGTCAGCTCGGTAGCGCTCAGGTTCGAAGTGCTATGGGTCAACTGACGCTGGGCACGCAGGCTGTCATAGGTGGCCTTGATCGCCGCGAAGTAAGCGCCATGGCCCGCGACCACCACGCGTACGCCCAGGTCTGCCAGGCGCTGGGCGTCATGGAGTTTGGGGTTGCCATAGGTCACCAGCATCAGCGGCACGGTGAGCTTTTCTGCGATCTTCTCCAGATGCTCGAAATCGCTGACACCCACCATGCAAATCCCATCGGCGCCAGCTTGCTGATACGCCAAGGTGCGCTCGATCACCGCCTCGGTCGGCAGCACGCCTGCGTGAGTACGGGCAATGATCGACAGCTCTGAATCGACGCGGGCTTCCAAGGCCGCCCGGACTTTGCCGATGCCTTCCTCAACCGAAATCAAGTCGGTGGATTTGCGCCCGAATTGCGCCGGCAGCAAGGTGTCTTCAATCGTCAGCGCGGCCACACCGGCACGTTCCAGCTCTTCGACGGTGCGCATCACGTTGAGGGCGTTGCCGTAGCCGTGGTCGGCGTCGGCGATAAAGGGCAGTTGCGCCACACGACCGATTCGGGTGGCCTGCTCAACGAACTCACTCAGTGTGATCAGCGCAAAATCGGGCGCCGCCAATACCTGCAACGAGGCAACAGAGCCACCCAGGATGCCCACCTCGAAACCCAGGTCGGCGGCGATACGCGCGGACATCGGGTCGAATACGGAGGCGGTTTCAACGCACGCAGGCGTTGCAAGCAGTTCACGGAAGTTGCGGCGCAACGCTGAGTGAGATTTTTTGGACATGTTCTTTCCTGGCTCTGGTCATCGTCGAGTGACGATCAATGTCTATTCGTGGTGGCGCGAGATTACCACGCAGGCGAACCGGGGATTATGACGTTTGAGCATGAGGCATGCGGCTGGCACATGGAACCGACGGGGCTAAAAATACGCTTATGACATTATTATAGAATTACGTTATGCATTATCAGTATTTTACATGCCCGACGCCCGGCCCCATCGTATGAGGCTGACTACCCCTTTGAACAGTGCCGAGACCGTACGCGCGGATCGACTTGAACTGCCTGACAAGGCATCTGGAGACGAGCGTGCGTTACCTGACAAAACTCGCGGCCGGGTTGGCCGGCCTGCTGCTGTGCCTGAGCGCGACCGCGCAAACACTGGTGGTGGGCGATCAAAGCTACAACGCCCAGGCCGTGATGGAAGCCGCAGGCGTACTGGACGATCTGCCTTATACCCTTGAATGGAAGCAATTCACCGCAGGCTCGCCGGTGGCCGAGGCACTCAACGTCGGCAGCCTCGACATCGGCTTGCTGGGGGATGCGCCGGTGCTGTTTTTGGGGGCTTTAGGTGCACCGATCAAGGTGATCGCCGTCAGCCGGCAAAACCTCGACGGCGTGGCCATCCTGGTAAAAAAGGACTCGTCGATCCACAGCCTCGCGGACCTTGCAGGCAAGCGTGCGGCGATCTGGAAAGGCTCCTGGAGCCAGCAGTTGTTGCTGACCGCGCTGGATAAGGCGGGCGTGCGCCCAGACGCGTTGGAACTGCGCTATCTCAGCGCGCTGGATGCCTCCCATGCATTGGAAGGTGGGTCGGTGGACGTGATCGCGACGTGGGAGCCTTACGTCACCCAACAGGAACGCCAAGGCGCGCGGGTTCTCGCGACGGCTGAAGGGCTGATTCCCGCCCAGAGTTTCATTGCGGCCAACGCCAAGGCCATCGACACCAAACGTGCGCCCATCAGCGATTTTCTTCAGCGCCTGAAGAAAGCGCGCGACTGGGCTCGCCAGCATCCCGCCAACACAGACGCTTATGCCGATGCCTGGGCCAAACGCACCCGGGCGGATGCCGACATTGCACGTGTCTGGTTTGCCCGGGCACGCACAACGGTCGAGCCGCTGACAGCCCAGTCTCCTGTAGAGGCACAAAAAACCGTGGACTTTTTTGCCGGCCAAGGGCTGGTCAAGCCTTATGCGGCGGCCAGTTTATTCGACGATTCATTCGCCGCGTCCTTGCAACCCGTCGTCGCCAAGACCCAGCCCTGAACACCGAGGAATGCCCCCACATGATGAAAAGACAACTGAAACTCGGGGCCTTGACGATGGGCTGCGGCGGGCCAGGCCGCCACAATCTGTGGCTTGACCCTCAACTGCCGGCCGATGCCAGCGTTAACGTTGACTGGTATATCGACATCGCGCGCCAGGCCGAAGCGGCATTGTTCGACCTGGTGTTTATTGTCGACAGCCAGTTCATCACGCCGGGATCGCCGTCGCACTACCTGAACCGGCTCGAACCGCTGACACTGTTGTCCGCGCTGGCGGTCAGCACCCGCCATATAGGCTTGGTCGGTACGCTGACCACCTCGTATAACTCGCCGTATAACGTCGCGCGGCGTCTGGCCTCTCTGGATCTGATCAGCAAGGGCCGCGCCGGCTGGAACGTGGTGACCAGCGGAGATGCGGGCACGGCGGGCAATTACAGCCGCGACGAGCATTATGATTACGACACGCGCTACGGCCGTGCCGCCGAACACGTTCAGGTGGTGCAAGGGTTATGGAACTCTTATGAGGACGATGCGTTCGTGCGCGACCGTGCCACGGGGCAGTTTTTCGACCCGAGCAAGCTGCATAGCCTGAACCACCGGGGCGAGCACTTTTCGGTGGTGGGCCCGCTGAATATCCAGCGCTCACCCCAAGGCCAGCCGGTGATATTCCAGGCCGGTGATTCAGCGCAAGGTCGCGACCTGGGCGCCGCCACGGCCGATGTGATCTTCACCCACGCCGCCAGCATCGAGCAGGGCCAGGCTTTCTACCGGGAGGTAAAGGGCAGGGCAGTGCAGCTTGGTCGCGACCCGGAACAACTGCTGGTTATGCCGGGCGCGGAAATCTACGTCGGCGACACGGACGAGCATGCGCGGGAAATCGAGCAGCATTACCATCAGGCCGATCACAGCTTTGAACTGGCGCTGAAGGAGTTCGGGCGTAATTTCGGCTGGCATGACTTCAGCCAGTACGACCTCGACGCAGCGTTTCCCCAGCAGAGCCTGGAGGCCGCCCGCAGCAGCTTTTTTACCGCCGCCAAGCGCATTGCAGACCAGGCTCGCGAGAAAGGCTTCACGTTGCGCCAGGCGGTTGAATTCGGTCGACAACTGCGTCCGGGCGCCTTCGTGGGGTCGGCGGACACGGTCGCGCAGAAAATGGCGGATTGGTTCGAGGCGCGGGCGGTGGATGGCTTCAACGTTTACATTGGGCACCCGGAACAATTCAATCGCTTTACTGAACAGGTCAT
This region of Pseudomonas asgharzadehiana genomic DNA includes:
- a CDS encoding peptidase U32 family protein codes for the protein MSLPKHHLELLSPARDVAIAREAILHGADAIYIGGPSFGARHNACNEVSDIAQLVEFARRYHARVFTTINTILHDNELEAARKLIHQLYDAGVDALIVQDLGVMELDIPPIELHASTQTDIRTLGRAKFLDQAGFSQLVLARELNLQEIRAIADETDAAIEFFIHGALCVAFSGQCNISHAQNGRSANRGDCSQACRLPYTLKDDQGRVVAFEKHLLSMKDNNQSANIRALVEAGVRSFKIEGRYKDMGYVKNITAYYRQRLDDVLEDRPDLARASSGRTAHFFLPDPEKTFHRGSTDYFVTDRKIDIGAFDTPTFTGLPVGTVEKAGKRDLQVVTHEPLSNGDGLNVLVKREVVGFRANIAQAKGEFEEDGQKRYRYRVEPNEMPAGLHQLRPHHPLNRNLDHNWQQALLKTSAERRIGLAWVARLREDQLEITATSEEGISASVALPGPFGVANKPEQALDTLRDLLGQLGTTEYHATRTELDAPQAFFIPNSQLKALRREVIEALTAARVKAHPRGGRKAETTPPPVYPEAHLSFLANVYNQKARDFYYRHGVKLIDAAFEAHEETGEVPVMITKHCLRFSFNLCPKQAKGVTGVKTKVAPMQLIHGDEVLTLKFDCKPCEMHVVGKIKGHILGLPQPGSAVEHFNPQNIIFQGTH
- a CDS encoding RidA family protein; translated protein: MANHDLSYTPDPDADSISSDVIGFNGILVSTQIPTRADGSLELGDITLQSECTLQALKVALEKAGSTMDRVMHLTIYLTDMADRAAFNEVYKRFFAKPWPVRAAVGVAALAVEGMRVEVTAMAAKA
- a CDS encoding isocitrate lyase/PEP mutase family protein, whose protein sequence is MSKKSHSALRRNFRELLATPACVETASVFDPMSARIAADLGFEVGILGGSVASLQVLAAPDFALITLSEFVEQATRIGRVAQLPFIADADHGYGNALNVMRTVEELERAGVAALTIEDTLLPAQFGRKSTDLISVEEGIGKVRAALEARVDSELSIIARTHAGVLPTEAVIERTLAYQQAGADGICMVGVSDFEHLEKIAEKLTVPLMLVTYGNPKLHDAQRLADLGVRVVVAGHGAYFAAIKATYDSLRAQRQLTHSTSNLSATELTHTYTLPESYVAWAEEFMDVKE
- a CDS encoding ABC transporter substrate-binding protein, with product MRYLTKLAAGLAGLLLCLSATAQTLVVGDQSYNAQAVMEAAGVLDDLPYTLEWKQFTAGSPVAEALNVGSLDIGLLGDAPVLFLGALGAPIKVIAVSRQNLDGVAILVKKDSSIHSLADLAGKRAAIWKGSWSQQLLLTALDKAGVRPDALELRYLSALDASHALEGGSVDVIATWEPYVTQQERQGARVLATAEGLIPAQSFIAANAKAIDTKRAPISDFLQRLKKARDWARQHPANTDAYADAWAKRTRADADIARVWFARARTTVEPLTAQSPVEAQKTVDFFAGQGLVKPYAAASLFDDSFAASLQPVVAKTQP
- a CDS encoding LLM class flavin-dependent oxidoreductase: MMKRQLKLGALTMGCGGPGRHNLWLDPQLPADASVNVDWYIDIARQAEAALFDLVFIVDSQFITPGSPSHYLNRLEPLTLLSALAVSTRHIGLVGTLTTSYNSPYNVARRLASLDLISKGRAGWNVVTSGDAGTAGNYSRDEHYDYDTRYGRAAEHVQVVQGLWNSYEDDAFVRDRATGQFFDPSKLHSLNHRGEHFSVVGPLNIQRSPQGQPVIFQAGDSAQGRDLGAATADVIFTHAASIEQGQAFYREVKGRAVQLGRDPEQLLVMPGAEIYVGDTDEHAREIEQHYHQADHSFELALKEFGRNFGWHDFSQYDLDAAFPQQSLEAARSSFFTAAKRIADQAREKGFTLRQAVEFGRQLRPGAFVGSADTVAQKMADWFEARAVDGFNVYIGHPEQFNRFTEQVIPLLQARGVYRTAYEGTTLRESLGLDIPRFKRNGLPN